In Manis pentadactyla isolate mManPen7 chromosome 3, mManPen7.hap1, whole genome shotgun sequence, a single window of DNA contains:
- the SLA gene encoding src-like-adapter isoform X2, with protein MGNSMRSTPSPPERPPPSTDGLDSDFLAVLSDYPSPDISPPIFRRGEKLRVISDEGGWWKAISLSTGRESYIPGICVARVYHGWLFEGLGRDKAEELLQLPETKIGSFMIRESETKKGFYSLSVRHRQVKHYRIFRLPNNWYYISPRLTFQCLEDLVNHYSEVADGLCCVLTTPCLTQSMAAPAVRAPGSPVTLRQKPFDWKRVSRLQGDPEGAKSPLGVDESLFSYGLRESIASYLSLTSDGSTSFDRKKKSVSLMYSGSKRKSSFFSSPPYFED; from the exons GACTGGACAGTGACTTCCTGGCTGTGCTGAGTGATTACCCATCTCCTGATATCAGCCCCCCGATATTCCGCCGAGGGGAGAAACTGCGAGTGATTTCTGA TGAAGGGGGCTGGTGGAAAGCCATTTCCCTCAGCACCGGTCGAGAGAGTTATATTCCTGGAATATGTGTGGCCAGGGTTTACCATGG CTGGCTGTTTGAGGGGCTTGGCAGAGACAAGGCTGAGGAGCTGCTGCAGCTGCCAGAGACGAAGATCGGCTCCTTCATGATCAGAGAGAGTGAGACAAAGAAAG GTTTTTATTCTCTCTCAGTGAGACACCGGCAGGTGAAGCATTACCGCATCTTCCGCCTGCCAAACAACTGGTATTACATTTCCCCAAGGCTCACATTCCAGTGCCTGGAGGACCTGGTGAACCACTATTCCg AAGTGGCTGATGGCCTCTGCTGTGTGCTGACCAcaccctgcctcactcagagcaTGGCTGCCCCGGCAGTGAGGGCCCCCGGTTCACCCGTCACCTTACGCCAGAAGCCTTTTGACTGGAAGAGGGTGTCCAG ACTGCAGGGGGACCCGGAGGGAGCAAAGAGCCCACTAGGTGTAGATGAGTCTCTTTTCAGCTACGGCCTTCGAGAAAGCATCGCCTCCTACCTGTCCCTGACCAGTGACGGCAGCACCTCCTTCGACAGAAAGAAGAAGAGTGTCTCCTTGATGTACAGTGGAAGCAAACGGAAGAGTTCCTTCTTCTCATCGCCACCATACTTTGAAGACTAG